A section of the Flavobacterium sp. CG_23.5 genome encodes:
- the ggt gene encoding gamma-glutamyltransferase, with amino-acid sequence MKKIIFLLAFAVLSCKSNEKMVVPTGLVTSKAMVVSAREEASQIGVEIMKKGGNAFDAMVATELALAVSHPQAGNIGGGGFMVFRKENGETGALDYREKAPLAASKDMFLDKNGNVIQGKSTETALASGIPGTIAGIFEVHRKYGSLPISEILKPVIELAEKGVIVTEYQAQSLADYKASFIKANGRNSLFSKGYKVGDTIKYTALAETLKRIAKNGRDEFYNGETAQKLVAFLNKKGGNVTLEDLKKYQAKWRAPITFQYKGLKITSMSPPSSGGICLNQIMKMIEPYNLAQMGHNSQKTIQVISEAERRAYADRNYFLGDPDFVKLPMKELVDPAYLEKRMKDFSFDKASKSSDIANGEIKGYESKQTTHYSIVDAKGNAVSVTTTLNDNYGSKIYCDELGFFLNNQMDDFSAKPGVPNLYGLTGTEANSIAPEKRMLSSMSPTIVEKEGKLFMVVGTPGGSTIITSVLQTILNVYEFSMSMQEAVNAPRFHHQWLPDDITFEPNSFDKELLNNLKKKGYIINEKNKEIIGEVDAVLVLPNGKLEGGADKRGDNKAVGF; translated from the coding sequence ATGAAAAAAATAATCTTTCTGCTTGCCTTTGCTGTTTTAAGTTGCAAATCGAATGAAAAAATGGTTGTGCCCACTGGTTTAGTGACCTCAAAAGCTATGGTGGTTTCGGCACGGGAAGAAGCTTCACAAATTGGAGTTGAAATCATGAAAAAAGGCGGGAACGCTTTTGATGCTATGGTTGCAACAGAACTGGCTTTGGCAGTTTCCCATCCTCAGGCAGGAAATATTGGCGGTGGTGGTTTTATGGTTTTTAGAAAAGAAAATGGAGAAACTGGAGCATTAGATTACAGAGAAAAAGCGCCATTAGCAGCCAGTAAAGATATGTTTCTGGACAAAAATGGAAATGTAATTCAAGGGAAAAGTACAGAAACAGCACTGGCTTCAGGAATTCCTGGTACGATAGCCGGAATATTTGAAGTACACAGAAAATATGGTTCTTTACCTATTAGCGAAATTTTAAAACCGGTAATCGAATTAGCAGAAAAAGGGGTTATTGTGACCGAATATCAAGCACAAAGTTTGGCCGACTATAAAGCTTCTTTTATCAAAGCTAATGGCCGTAATAGTTTATTTTCGAAAGGATATAAAGTTGGCGATACCATAAAATACACTGCATTGGCAGAAACATTAAAAAGAATCGCTAAAAACGGTCGGGACGAATTTTATAATGGAGAAACTGCTCAAAAATTAGTTGCTTTCCTTAACAAAAAAGGCGGAAATGTAACATTGGAAGATTTAAAAAAATACCAAGCAAAATGGAGAGCTCCAATTACCTTTCAATATAAAGGTTTAAAAATCACTTCGATGTCTCCTCCAAGTAGTGGCGGCATTTGCTTGAATCAAATCATGAAAATGATTGAGCCTTATAATCTTGCTCAAATGGGTCATAACAGCCAAAAAACAATTCAGGTAATTTCGGAAGCGGAACGCAGAGCGTATGCGGATAGAAATTATTTCTTGGGAGATCCTGATTTTGTAAAACTTCCAATGAAAGAATTAGTAGATCCAGCCTATTTAGAAAAGAGAATGAAGGATTTTTCATTTGACAAAGCATCAAAATCTTCTGATATTGCTAATGGAGAAATCAAAGGATATGAGAGCAAACAAACGACTCACTATTCGATTGTCGATGCTAAAGGAAATGCCGTTTCTGTGACAACAACCTTAAACGATAATTATGGTTCCAAAATATACTGTGATGAACTGGGTTTCTTCTTAAACAATCAAATGGATGATTTTAGCGCTAAGCCGGGAGTTCCTAATTTATATGGACTTACGGGAACTGAAGCCAACAGCATCGCTCCCGAAAAAAGAATGTTGAGCTCTATGTCACCAACAATTGTGGAGAAAGAGGGAAAACTATTTATGGTGGTAGGAACTCCAGGAGGTTCAACCATTATTACCTCAGTTTTACAAACCATATTGAATGTTTACGAATTTAGCATGAGTATGCAGGAAGCGGTAAATGCTCCTCGTTTTCATCACCAGTGGTTACCCGATGACATTACATTTGAACCCAATTCTTTCGATAAGGAATTATTGAACAATTTGAAGAAAAAAGGGTATATTATCAATGAAAAAAATAAAGAAATAATTGGAGAAGTCGATGCTGTTTTGGTTTTACCAAATGGAAAACTTGAAGGCGGAGCAGATAAAAGAGGGGATAACAAAGCAGTTGGGTTTTAA
- the ggt gene encoding gamma-glutamyltransferase yields MKKIIVVLSIFCIGCKTQNVMVKPTGLVANKAMVVSAREEASKIGVEIMKKGGNAFDAMVATELALAVAYPYAGNLGGGGFMVYRKANGEKGTLDYREKAPLAATKDMFLDKKGNVIPGKSTKSPLAIGIPGTIAGIFAVHKKLGSLPIAEILKPVIELAENGVVVTHKQEQRLNEYREELSNINGPNSVLSKVYKENDTIKYPALAATLRRISKNGRDEFYKGETAKTLVHYLQGKGAIITMEDLALYEAKWRTPLTFKYKDLNIISMPPPSSGGICLAQIFNMIEPYDLSKMGHNSTQAIQVIVEAERRAYADRSYFLGDPDFVKIPLKALMDETYLKQRMSNFSFDKATLSSDIKEGKVNYSESLETTHYSIIDQFGNAIAATTTLNAGYGSKYYCDELGFLLNNEMDDFSAKPGEPNMFGLVGNEANSIAPQKRMLSSMTPTIVEKNGKLFMTVGSPGGSTIITSVLQTILNVNEYSLSMQEAVNAPRFHHQWLPDLITFEPNTFDTKTFETLKSKGYLINEKTTPVIGKVDAILVLPNKTLEGGADFRGDDKAIGF; encoded by the coding sequence ATGAAAAAAATTATTGTTGTATTGAGCATTTTTTGTATCGGTTGTAAAACTCAAAATGTAATGGTAAAACCCACTGGATTAGTTGCTAATAAAGCAATGGTTGTTTCAGCGCGAGAAGAAGCTTCAAAAATTGGTGTAGAAATCATGAAAAAAGGAGGAAACGCTTTTGATGCCATGGTCGCTACTGAATTAGCACTGGCAGTAGCTTATCCTTACGCCGGAAATTTAGGTGGTGGTGGTTTTATGGTCTATAGAAAAGCAAATGGTGAAAAAGGAACTTTGGATTACCGAGAAAAAGCACCGTTAGCCGCCACAAAAGATATGTTTTTGGATAAAAAAGGAAATGTCATTCCTGGTAAAAGTACAAAATCTCCATTGGCAATTGGGATACCGGGAACCATAGCAGGTATTTTTGCAGTACATAAAAAATTAGGTTCTTTACCTATCGCTGAAATACTAAAACCGGTTATTGAATTAGCAGAAAATGGCGTTGTGGTTACCCATAAACAAGAGCAGAGACTTAATGAATATCGTGAGGAATTGAGTAACATTAATGGTCCCAATTCAGTACTTTCAAAAGTCTATAAAGAAAATGATACTATAAAATATCCGGCATTAGCAGCCACCTTAAGACGAATTTCAAAAAATGGTAGAGATGAGTTTTACAAAGGTGAAACAGCCAAAACTTTAGTGCATTATCTGCAGGGAAAAGGAGCTATAATTACTATGGAAGATTTGGCTCTATATGAAGCTAAATGGAGAACACCACTTACTTTTAAATATAAAGATTTAAATATCATTTCGATGCCTCCGCCCAGCAGTGGCGGAATATGTCTTGCCCAAATATTTAATATGATTGAACCTTACGATTTATCAAAAATGGGACATAACTCAACTCAGGCAATCCAAGTTATTGTGGAAGCGGAACGAAGAGCCTACGCCGATAGAAGTTACTTTTTAGGAGATCCTGATTTTGTGAAAATCCCCTTAAAAGCATTAATGGATGAAACATATTTGAAGCAAAGAATGTCAAATTTTAGTTTTGATAAAGCAACGCTCTCTTCTGATATAAAAGAAGGAAAAGTAAATTATAGTGAAAGTTTAGAAACCACACATTATTCGATAATTGACCAATTTGGTAATGCAATTGCAGCAACAACAACGCTTAATGCCGGCTATGGTTCGAAATATTATTGTGATGAATTGGGATTTTTATTAAACAATGAAATGGATGATTTTAGTGCTAAACCGGGGGAACCTAATATGTTTGGGTTAGTAGGAAATGAAGCCAATAGCATCGCTCCACAAAAAAGAATGTTGAGTTCTATGACCCCAACCATTGTAGAAAAAAATGGAAAATTATTTATGACCGTGGGCTCGCCAGGTGGATCTACCATTATCACATCGGTATTACAAACGATATTAAATGTTAACGAATATAGTTTGAGTATGCAGGAAGCAGTAAATGCCCCAAGATTTCACCATCAATGGTTGCCGGATTTAATCACATTTGAACCCAATACTTTTGACACTAAAACCTTTGAAACCTTAAAATCAAAAGGGTATTTAATCAATGAAAAGACAACGCCAGTTATTGGTAAAGTTGATGCTATTTTAGTCCTGCCAAATAAAACTTTAGAAGGAGGAGCCGATTTTAGAGGGGATGACAAAGCCATTGGATTTTAG
- a CDS encoding DNA alkylation repair protein — translation MTKPLDFRIMNFIKTLESAFHENSNPENAFAMAKYMKNNFPFFGIKTEERRRILKEIWKENKAEVTKNARATALEMYLKQQREFHYCAIEILIKELKGNYKIEDIQLIEKLISSNSWWDSVDTTSKYILGEYLLEFPLETENVLQRFSSSDNMWFNRSAILFQLNYKEKTNFELLKREAERHKTSKEFFIQKAIGWALREYAKTNPEAVKKFVINNNLMPLSTKEALKNIN, via the coding sequence ATGACAAAGCCATTGGATTTTAGAATTATGAATTTTATAAAAACATTAGAATCAGCTTTTCATGAAAATAGCAATCCCGAAAATGCTTTTGCAATGGCGAAATACATGAAAAATAACTTTCCCTTTTTTGGAATAAAAACTGAGGAACGAAGACGTATTTTAAAGGAAATTTGGAAAGAAAACAAAGCTGAAGTTACTAAAAATGCAAGAGCAACTGCTTTAGAAATGTATTTGAAACAACAACGAGAATTTCATTATTGCGCAATTGAAATTTTGATAAAAGAGCTTAAAGGAAATTACAAGATAGAAGATATTCAACTCATTGAAAAATTAATTTCTTCAAATTCTTGGTGGGACAGTGTTGATACTACTTCAAAATACATTTTAGGAGAATATTTACTCGAATTCCCATTGGAAACCGAAAATGTATTACAACGCTTTTCCAGTTCTGACAATATGTGGTTCAATAGAAGTGCCATTTTATTTCAATTGAATTATAAGGAAAAAACTAATTTTGAATTACTGAAAAGGGAAGCAGAGAGACATAAAACTTCAAAAGAATTTTTTATTCAAAAGGCAATTGGATGGGCTTTGCGAGAATATGCAAAAACAAACCCTGAAGCAGTAAAAAAATTTGTGATCAATAATAATTTAATGCCGTTGAGTACAAAAGAAGCTTTAAAAAATATTAATTGA
- a CDS encoding chloride channel protein, whose translation MFKKYLFKLENIIAWSQSILTEKQFIFLSSILVGITSAFAVIVLKTFAHWVFSFATYINGTLKLSFINSVLPIVGILLTVFVINRVLGGTIEKGTSQILYAVAKKASIIPTKQMYAQIITSSLTVGLGGSAGLESPIVITGAAFGSNYAQRYKLSYKDRTLLIGCGVAAGIAAAFNAPIAGVLFAVEVLLVDVSISAFTPIMIAAATGALVSVIVLDENILLSFKQQQTFDYHNIIYYILLGLFTGFISIYYSRNFNKTEHYFATLKLNPYKKALFGASILAIIIFIFPSLFGEGYESIKTLSENDPGQLMQNTLFSSFRNNSWALLAFVGLTMMMKVFATGITLGSGGNGGNFAPSLFLGSYVGFFFSKFLNLTGLTNLPISNFTMVGMAGILSGLFHAPLTAIFLIAEITGGYNLMIPLMIVASISFAISKRFEKHSMDAKSLVQKGHAFTSNKDTNILATLDTNSIIQTDYLTVSTDENLERLVDLISHSNQVIFAVVDKEKKMVGIVHFNTIREIIFNQYRVKYTLVKEIMTEPIEIIYPNDSMEIVMNKFESSKVAFLPVIKDGKYFGFISKSFALEAYRTKLKSMTIE comes from the coding sequence ATGTTCAAAAAATATCTTTTCAAGTTAGAAAACATAATTGCATGGTCGCAATCGATATTAACAGAAAAACAATTCATTTTCTTATCCAGTATATTAGTTGGAATCACTTCGGCATTTGCTGTAATTGTTTTAAAAACCTTTGCACACTGGGTTTTTTCATTTGCCACATATATAAATGGTACTCTAAAATTAAGCTTTATTAACAGTGTTCTACCAATAGTAGGGATTTTGCTTACGGTATTTGTAATCAATAGAGTTCTGGGTGGTACAATTGAAAAAGGAACTTCACAGATTTTATATGCTGTAGCGAAAAAAGCAAGTATTATTCCAACAAAGCAAATGTATGCCCAAATCATTACTAGTTCCCTTACCGTTGGTTTAGGTGGATCTGCTGGTTTAGAAAGCCCCATTGTAATTACAGGAGCAGCTTTTGGTTCAAATTATGCTCAACGATATAAATTAAGTTATAAGGATAGGACTTTATTAATAGGCTGTGGAGTCGCAGCTGGAATAGCTGCTGCTTTTAATGCCCCCATTGCAGGAGTATTATTTGCCGTTGAAGTTTTATTGGTTGATGTGAGTATTTCTGCATTTACTCCCATTATGATTGCCGCAGCCACAGGTGCATTAGTATCGGTAATTGTGTTAGATGAGAATATCTTGTTATCCTTCAAACAGCAACAAACTTTTGATTATCACAATATAATTTATTACATCCTTTTGGGATTATTTACCGGATTCATTTCTATTTATTATTCAAGAAATTTTAATAAAACCGAACATTATTTTGCTACACTAAAACTCAACCCATATAAGAAAGCACTTTTCGGCGCTTCTATTTTAGCAATTATTATTTTTATCTTTCCTTCACTTTTTGGTGAAGGATATGAAAGTATTAAAACATTATCTGAAAATGACCCAGGACAATTAATGCAAAACACTCTTTTTAGTAGTTTTAGAAATAACAGTTGGGCTCTTTTAGCATTTGTTGGTTTGACGATGATGATGAAAGTTTTTGCTACAGGGATTACTTTAGGTTCAGGAGGAAATGGAGGTAACTTCGCTCCTTCCCTATTTTTGGGCTCGTATGTGGGTTTTTTCTTTTCTAAATTTCTAAATTTAACAGGACTCACTAATCTGCCCATTAGCAATTTTACGATGGTTGGAATGGCTGGAATTTTAAGTGGATTATTTCATGCCCCATTAACCGCAATTTTCTTAATCGCAGAAATCACGGGAGGTTACAACTTAATGATTCCGCTTATGATTGTCGCTTCTATCAGTTTTGCCATTTCAAAACGTTTTGAAAAACATTCGATGGATGCAAAAAGTTTAGTACAAAAAGGGCATGCTTTTACGAGCAACAAAGACACAAATATACTTGCTACATTAGACACTAATTCAATAATTCAAACAGACTATTTAACCGTTTCCACTGATGAAAATTTAGAACGATTAGTCGATTTAATTTCACACTCGAATCAAGTAATTTTTGCTGTAGTCGATAAAGAAAAGAAAATGGTTGGTATTGTCCATTTTAATACCATCCGAGAAATTATCTTTAATCAGTATCGCGTAAAATATACTTTGGTAAAAGAAATCATGACCGAACCTATTGAAATCATTTATCCAAATGACAGTATGGAAATAGTAATGAATAAATTTGAAAGTTCTAAAGTCGCTTTTCTTCCCGTAATAAAAGACGGAAAATATTTTGGATTTATATCCAAATCATTTGCGTTGGAAGCCTATAGAACCAAACTAAAATCGATGACAATAGAATAA
- a CDS encoding Fic family protein encodes MWNIDLTYRPEFQSTFDRLYEKKQILQSSRPLPNIALHKIKESLSIEWTYNSNSIEGNTMSLRETQMVIQEGITIKGKSLREHFETHNHDKAIDYLYSIVNDNYNLRSIDILSLHGLVLRSIEDDFVGRIRNGGVRITGANFMPPNANRVSDLLDELIDFINTNPLQLNDIELATVFHHKLVWIHPFFDGNGCTVRLAMNLLLMRSGFPPAIILKNDRKKYYEALNQANGGNYQKLTLLMCQSLERTLNIYINALPGNEKEYVEISNLVQEPNMPYGQEYISLLARTGKIDAYKEGRNWLTTREAIEEYMATRKRKR; translated from the coding sequence ATGTGGAATATTGACTTAACATATCGACCAGAATTTCAATCAACCTTTGACAGATTGTATGAAAAAAAGCAAATTTTGCAATCCAGCAGACCTTTGCCAAACATCGCTTTGCATAAAATTAAAGAAAGTTTATCCATCGAGTGGACCTACAATTCTAATAGTATTGAAGGAAATACCATGAGTTTACGAGAAACACAGATGGTCATTCAAGAGGGTATTACCATAAAAGGAAAGTCACTTCGGGAGCATTTTGAAACTCACAATCATGATAAAGCCATTGACTATTTATATTCCATAGTAAATGATAATTATAATTTGCGAAGCATAGACATTTTATCATTACACGGATTAGTTTTACGCTCTATCGAAGATGATTTTGTAGGACGAATCCGCAACGGAGGAGTTCGCATTACAGGTGCTAATTTTATGCCACCAAATGCTAATAGAGTTTCGGATTTACTTGATGAGTTGATTGATTTTATAAATACAAATCCATTGCAACTTAATGATATAGAATTAGCAACTGTATTTCATCATAAATTAGTTTGGATACATCCTTTTTTTGATGGAAATGGGTGCACAGTTCGTCTGGCAATGAATCTATTATTGATGCGAAGTGGCTTTCCGCCTGCAATCATCTTAAAAAATGATAGAAAGAAATACTATGAAGCGCTCAATCAAGCGAATGGCGGTAATTATCAAAAATTGACCCTATTAATGTGTCAATCATTGGAACGTACTTTAAATATTTACATCAATGCTTTACCAGGTAATGAAAAAGAATATGTTGAAATTTCAAATCTGGTGCAAGAACCTAATATGCCTTATGGTCAAGAATATATTAGTTTACTAGCTAGAACAGGAAAAATTGATGCCTATAAAGAAGGTCGTAATTGGCTTACCACTAGAGAAGCC